The Bacteroidetes Order II. bacterium genomic interval TTTTTATACTATGCAAATGTTAATTTGTTAATTTTTTATCATATAGGTAAACAATTTTAAAAAGGTTTTTCTAATCTGTTATGTACAGACAAGATAATTCTAAATAAACTAAATGATTATACCAATATTTGTGATTAACATAATTATATTTGTATATGGTATTTATAAAATATTTTAAAGAAAATTTTTATTTAAAATTTATAAAACACTGAATTTTAATTTAAATAATTCTTGAATTAATCATAGTTGTTTATGAGAAACATGTATTCAGAGGTTGATCAATTCATAGATCAATATGACGGGCCCCAGCGTGAAGTAATGATTTACTTACATCATCTATTGGTTTCAACATATAATTTAACTGATAAAATAAGATATAAAATCCCTTTTTATTATAATAAGAGCTGGATTTGTTATTTGAATCCGCTCAAGAATGGTGTTGTAGAGCTTGCCTTTATCCGTGGGAATGAACTTTCAAAC includes:
- a CDS encoding DUF1801 domain-containing protein, whose amino-acid sequence is MRNMYSEVDQFIDQYDGPQREVMIYLHHLLVSTYNLTDKIRYKIPFYYNKSWICYLNPLKNGVVELAFIRGNELSNYQGLLAHKGRKQVYGIEVSDLSKMPREKIVEIIQEAILLDETKLYGSKRKPIY